In Thunnus thynnus chromosome 17, fThuThy2.1, whole genome shotgun sequence, the genomic window AGGTGAAATTTCATGTTATATCAAAGTAGTCTTGAGCAGATGTTATTCCAAAACAATTTACttcaaatacatttaagaagtttctttctttctttttccagaaATCACACAATTAATTCATTTGTGTTGATATCCAgtacacatcctgtctcaacACATACTATATACTAAGTGATCATTAAGAGCAGTACTATTTCTCTGATTGTGGGGGGCAGTTGAGGGGATGGGAGAGAATTGAACTTTCATGATTCAACTGAATCAGCTAGCACTTATCAGTTAAATCTGAATAAGTTTTACCACCTTCTGCCaggaagatttaaaatgagaaaaccaaactgaaaaaagttaTTGTACTCACGTTTAATCATCTTTTTATAGCATCTTGACTCCACCAGATACTCTACCACTCATCATTTTTTGGAACCAGCTGAGGTAAAAGATGTCAAAATCTCCAACGTCAGATGGATACAACACCATTACGACATCATGTTGATATTTTAACACTATCTTTTCAGTCTCCACTAAAGTGCCACCATGAGCACAGACGCGGAGATGGAGTGCTATGGCCCGGCGGCCATCTACCTCCGGAAGCCAGAGAAGGAGAGGATTGAAGCACAAACCGCTCCTTTTGATGCCAAAACCGCCTTCTTTGTGACTGATAAGGAGGAGATGTACCTCAAGGGTAAACTTGTGAAGAGAGAAGGTGGCAAAGCCACAGTTGACACAGACTGTGGTAAGGTAGGCAAttgattattttacttttttaacaacattttcccATCTATTTCCATTAAAGACCCTGTTCTATGTAGGAGGATGCCATTCTTtccattaacatttatttaaaactatATCTTAGGAAAACATGTAGTGGTTTTAAATTCATACTGACACAGTGGTTAACAAGGACATCCATCTgattaactctaaatttgaagaaaaaaaatcttagtaaaaacatttttactgtatttttactaTATCTCTTCAGACACTCACTGTGAAAGAAGATGAAATCTTTCCCAGGAACCCTCCAAAGTTTGATAAAATTGAGGACATGGCCATGATGACCCACCTCAACGAGCCCTGTGTGTTGTATAACCTCAAAGAGCGTTTTGCATCCTGGATGATCTACGTGAGTCTCCACTTTACTAATGCGATGTGCATTTATATCTGCATATCTAAATGTTAACactatgtttattttctatttgtgttaTTACAGACCTACTCTGGGCTGTTTTGCGTTGTGGTGAATCCCTACAAGTGGCTTCCAGTGTATGATGCTGTAGTTGTGGGAGGATACAGAGGCAAGAAGAGGATTGAGGCACCACCTCacatcttctccatctctgaTAATGCCTATCAGTTCATGCACACAGGTAAGGTCAAAGTTAGCAGTGTTAAATTGTGTAGAACTGAACTTAAACATAAGGAAGGAATTGAAGGAATTACAAAAACGGAATTCATGAGAAATGTCTATGTTTGTATTTCAGATCGTGAGAACCAGTCTATCCTGATTACGTAAGTTTAACAGAACCGTAATGCTAAATCATGTAATGATAATAAAGCAGAATCTTGACATGTGTCTCTTATACCCCAGTGGAGAATCCGGTGCAGGAAAGACTGTCAACACCAAGCGTGTCATCCAGTACTTTGCAACAATTGCAGCTATTGGAGCCAAGAAGTCTGAGCCAACACCTGGCAAGATGCAGGTAAATTGGTTGTTTAAGATAAAACTATTTGTCAGAGGAcacttaaagctataatatgtaactattccacattaaaatgtttaaaaacaactagacctatgtaatatattttgttgagttgtgtacttacattatcctaaatgtttccaacaattttcaaacctggagaattataattattattattattcataattttaatcaaggtaatggtcggtttcatttggtcgcttgtcaatggcgtcatacccctctaccaaagaatACAAGATGCATGCGTCGGTGTTGTGATTGTCCACTACAATTGCATCTCCCAAAGAGTATACACCTACAACATCATATgtcagcgttgtggttgtttggcagaaactgttataaattgacttttattcagttttaagtcacatttttatgataaactttttacattttggtcatttttaactatatccagatgaaggattttagtcatcggacatctggatcttaagttttcagagaaacaagctgggcaagtgttagcagcagctcagcttgcAGCCCCTCCTGGAAGTCTGGTGCTTGCCGaccatcgtcggagaaacagtgatttttcACGTGGAAaactttattcagtatttaagttttaatccctgtgtacatttgtttttgaagagGACGAGACCTCTGCAGAAAATTTGGCTCCCGGTAGAAACCTGCagaacgtctggatcttaagttatcagagaaacaagctacattagcagcagctcagctaacagccccgACCGGACATCCGGTGCCAACCGAACATCAtcggagaaacattgattttacgtgaaacagttttattcagtatttttaccagttttaatcccctggtatgtttgtttttggagaggaggagacctctgcagataattcagcTCTCGGTAGAAACCTGCAgaatgtctggatcttaaattatcagagaaataagctgagcaaacattagAGGCAGCTTGGCTAGCAGCCCCTACCGGACATCCTGTGCCCGctgaacagcatcagagaaacactgattttttacatgaaactgctttattcagtgtctgtttgttttggaaaggAGGaaacctctgcggataattcagcttctggtaaaaacatcctgaacgatgaacactggagtaatccttaCCCGCtcgttgtttaacaatgaagacaacaactcacACACtacgtcttttgttattgttttgattgagacccctagcagctggaattacatattgtgcatttaatttgaatgtttaGCTTACGTAACTCAAATCCTCTCTTACAGGGCTCCCTTGAGGACCAAATTGTTGCAGCCAACCCTCTGCTGGAGGCCTATGGTAATGCCAAGACTGTGAGGAATGACAACTCCTCTCGTTTTGTAAGTAATCCAGGGAACATCTCGAGATATTTTGTTACGAAATTATAAAAACTAATGTTATCAATGATCTGGCTCTCTAGGGTAAATTCATCAGAATCCATTTTGGCTCTACTGGAAAGCTGGCTTCAGCTGATATTGAAACATGTAAGTTTCAACCATGGTATGACTCAAGATTCATCTGGGCTATAATCTGGTCTTTGATAAAGTAATAGTATTAAAATGTAATAGAGTAATCTTACAGTCTCTCGTTAAATTCGTTTTTCTTAGATCTTCTGGAGAAGTCTCGTGTAACCTTCCAGTTGTCTGCTGAGAGGAGCTACCACATCTTCTATCAGCTGATGACTGGCCACAAGCCTGAGCTCCTGGGTATGTTACTTTGCCAATTTGAAATTTAAACTGAAACAATACCAGAGACAACACTAAGcaataatatgtatttttactctGCTCCTCTAGAGGCTCTTCTGATCACCACCAACCCCTATGATTACCCAATGGTCAGTCAGGGTGAAATCACTGTCAAAAGCATTGATGATGTGGAGGAGTTCATTGCAACAGatgtaagaaaaacattttagttaaaTAGATCTTGCATGCTCAAGACAACTGGGGAAAATGGTTCAAATACCAATAACTATGCTTCATGTACAATGTAGACTGCTATTGACATCTTGGGCTTCAATGCTGAGGAGAAGATGGGCATCTACAAGCTGACTGGTGCTGTGATGCACCATGGCAGCTTGCATTTCAAGCAGAAGCAGCGTGAGGAGCAGGCTGAACCTGATGGCACAGAAGGTAATTCTGATATTGATATCTTTTAGGAAATCTACCATGGATTAGTATGTAACGtatatttctaaaaatgtcccagTTTACAGATAGCTaaaggtttgtttttccatcagtgGCTGATAAAATCGCCTACCTCCTGGGCCTGAACTCAGCTGATATGCTGAAAGCTCTGTGCTACCCCAGAGTCAAGGTCGGAAATGAGATGGTGACCAAAGGTCAGACTGTCCCACAGGTGAGACAAAGAAAATTTACAGCCCTGTTTTAACGATCTTAAGCGCACGGTCTGAAGTGTATGGCAAAAGTGCGTTTAGGGTGTGtgcaaatccacttttgctactTTAACGGCGGAAAAATGGTCGATGCGCCAGGCGCATgattcaaaggggttgtccatagtctcctaattaatcatgggtgtgttttcgacgtaacatgcaataaaccaatcagagtgtcatctcccattctctttaagagccaggtgtgcttgcaccttggcggattgctattatgatggcACATTTGCCAAGTAATAAGAAGGGACGATtccctgcagaggaaacagatctgctCATGTACAAAGTGAAAGTGCACGATCCATAATGAGCAtactgctgctcctggaccctcccgtgACCAGCCCCAGTTCACCAGTTTGAGGTCCTGttgattaatttgttgcaaatttattttcgtttgttttttgaaaaggtttatttttttaattacagctctagtttctttaaaatcgttttgttcagtaatggagtaacaggtaaaatcagcggggttttaattgctgaaagtatggaaacctgatcactgtactctcaaaaatgttaaagaatatttgttaaatattgttaaaaaattaaatcattatttttagtcatgtaaagaatcattaacacagttatcacgacttgatcagctctccaaggtgctgatcctgctgctggcagcagctagggGCTGTCTAGAGTTCTTTCCATCTTTactttaatcattgtttttgcCTTATTTATtccctcatgtgttcctcatgtcatcatgtattgatgaagCAGGAAAGTCTATCTGTGTTTGATCCGTTGCTGTccatctgtttaaatacctatgtgtattgccatgatttggtcaaataattagacaattttatccgtcattactgcgattagttaattctgataagtATTATAACTGAGCATTataacatgtatttttaaaaatatgttaatatacacaataataatctttcacactGTAATCCATTTATTTGtgagtgtatgttgtgcacccgCCTATATAGGCGTATATTACTATAATGATAATTTGCCCTTGAAATAACTTAACATGGACTtaagaccaggtttttgttggtcaatagcgcaatcgcTCTCTACTGCCTCAAGTTAGCAATGACCCAACCAagcctcattttaagaccaacacaccCATGGGCGCTCTGATGGGCGAAAgagcatttgctatttaaacaacctGGGCGCTGGATGGGAAAACGACAACTGCGTCagtcttaaactaacaaagacacttgtgtCGCGTTATGCGCTGCTTTGCACCgggtgtaagatagggcccttACAGGTaagataaagaaaatgtattgtttgaaaataatgtataaaagggcaatatttgcattttgacatgaaaatatcaTTCTGACAAAATCTCATtctaaaatctttttttctagGTCCACAATGCTGTCATGGCTCTGTGCAAGTCTAtctatgagaaaatgttctTGTGGATGGTCATCCGTATCAATGAGATGCTGGACACAAAGCAGCCAAGACAGTTCTTCATTGGAGTGTTGGATATCGCTGGATTTGAGATCTTTGATGTGAGTAGCTGAAAAGTTTCTGAGCAATTCAAAGATCAACAATTTATTGACATGCAATTTAATACATTCATGTAATTGCAGTTCAACAGCTTGGAGCAACTCTGCATCAACTTCACCAATGAGAAACTGCAACAGTTCTTCAACCACCACATGTTTGTCCTGGAGCAAGAGGAGTACAAGAAAGAGGGCATTGTCTGGGAGTTCATTGACTTCGGTATGGACTTGGCTGCCTGCATTGAGCTTATTGAGAAGGTAAGTACTCAATCAGGTCGAAGTGACTTCTTGATTCATGTGCAAATGTGAAATGCTTCCATGGtgtgaaatttattttttttcctcagccaATGGGCATCTTCTCCATCCTTGAAGAGGAGTGCATGTTCCCCAAGGCCTCTGACACAAGTTTCAAGAACAAGCTGCATGATCAGCATCTTGGAAAGACCAAGGCCTTTGAGAAGCCAAAACCTGCAAAGGGCAAGCCTGAGGCTCACTTCTCCCTGGTTCACTACGCTGGTACAGTGGACTACAATATCACTGGCTGGTTGGACAAGAACAAGGACCCCCTGAATGACTCAGTTGTTCAGCTCTATCAGAAGGCCTCAAACAAACTTCTGGCCTTCCTGTATGCAACCCACGGTGGAGCTGATGGTGAGAAATTAGAAACCGTGTGTCTCTTACACTTGGTTCAGGCGTAGTATAAAGCTGATTACTCTGTGGtaatatatatatgcatgtgaCTTAATTATGAAAGAACCTTTCCAGAgagaagaaaacttaaaagaGATTCTACAAAGTTATCTATTTAGTACCATTGATTAAATTTAATGTTTGTGAAAACAGAGGCTGCTGGTGGTGGCGGCggcaaaaaaggaaagaagaagggtGGTTCCTTCCAGACTGTGTCTGCTCTTTTCAGGGTATgtattgtttcatatttttggatACCAATTAAAAACCTCATCTTGAAATATTGTTGACAGGTTATCTTGTGTTGCTGATCCACAGGAGAACTTGGCCAAGCTGATGACCAACTTGAGGAGCACTCACCCTCATTTCGTCCGTTGCCTGATTCCTAATGAATCAAAGACCCCAGGTTAGAAACACATAGCCCAGCTTTGCACACTAAATGTGACATAGTgatataaagaaatatttgaaacaatATGAATTTGCAACTTTCAGGTCTTATGGAGAACTTCTTGGTCATCCATCAGCTGAGGTGTAACGGTGTGCTGGAAGGCATCAGAATCTGCAGAAAGGGCTTCCCCAGCAGAATCCTCTACGGTGACTTCAAGCAGAGGTGATGTaatttttaatataaacaaGTCAAGTTAAATATCATCTGAGTTAAAACAGCTGGCCAAGATGTGGGGTCATTGTAAGTAACAACATAATTTTCTCTTGTAGATACAAAGTATTGAATGCCAGCGTCATCCCTGAGGGACAGTTCATTGACAACAAGAAAGCTGCAGAGAAGCTTCTAGGCTCCATTGATGTGGATCACACTCAGTACAAGTTTGGGCACACTAAGGTTAATTTCTATGAACAATGTCAATAGATATGTCATATACATATGTCCTTTTGTATCAATTTGTGCTGATGACTGAGTTCCTTCAAACAACCACACAGGTGTTCTTCAAAGCTGGTCTGCTGGGTACactggaggagatgagagatgagAAACTGGCTAGTCTGGTGACCATGACTCAGGCTCTCTGCAGAGGATTCCTCATGAGGACAGAGTTTGTTAAGATGATGGAGAGGAGGTAGGATTGTCATACAGTACACTGAACTGTTCTGTCCaatgaaataattaaagcaGTTTTGTTAAGTCACGTTGcagtaaaaatgacattttattcatattcattttccAGAGAGGCTGTCTTCACTATTCAGTACAATGTCCGTTCATTCATGAATGTCAAAAACTGGCCATGGATGAATCTGTACTTCAAGATCAAGCCTCTTCTGAAGAGTGCTGAGACTGAGAAGGagctgatgaagatgaaggagaacTATGAGAAGATGCAAACAGACCTGGCTACTGCCCTGGCCAAGAAGAAGGAGTTGGAGGAGAAGATGGTTTCCCTGCTGCAGGAAAAGAATGACCTGCAACTGCAAGTGGCTTCTGTAAGTAGGATACGAAAGCAAGTGTGACTCTGTCACATCCACACTACACTAATTGAATATTGTCACTAACATTTTCAGTTATCTAGGTGAAATTTGAAGACGCAATGTACTCTTCTAGTGATCTCATCTTCTATGTGCCTTAGATTGACAAATATTaatgaatacattaaaaaatatgtgtatattcTATTTTGTATTGATTCTGACGATATTTATGTACATTCAGAGAATAACCACCTTATTgacttactgtatgtgcaaaATAAACTGTAGGAATGTGAGAACCTCTCAGATGCTGAGGAAAGGTGTGAAGGTCTGATTAAGAGCAAGATCCAACTCGAGGCCAAACTCAAAGAGACAACTGAGAGActggaagatgaagaggaaatcaATGCTGAGCTGACTGGCAAGAAGAGGAAGCTGGAGGATGAATGCTCTGAGCTGAAGAAAGATATTGATGACTTGGAGCTCACCTTGGCTAAAGTGGAGAAGGAGAAACATGCAACTGAAAACAAGGTTGGAATAAGTTTAAACCTACCAATCTatgagaaatgagaaaataaatgaagttagctttcaaacatatatatatatataaagtgatGGAAATAATGTACCTTGCCTGACACTTTTAGGTGAAAAACCTGACAGAGGAGATGGCATCTCAAGATGAGTCTATTGCCAAGTTAACCAAGGAGAAGAAAGCCCTCCAAGAGGCTCACCAGCAAACACTGGATGATCTCCAGGCAGAGGAGGACAAAGTCAACACTCTGACCAAGGCCAAGACAAAGCTTGAACAGCAAGTGGACGATGTGAGAAAACATTACTTTTCATAACATGTTTGTATTGTTAGCTTGTGTGTTAGAATTGACATTCCATgataaaaattcaaaacattatttatgtcAACATTACAATATTTTCACAAAAGCTTGAGGGATCACTGGAGCAAGAGAAGAAGCTCCGTATGGACCTTGAGAGAGCCAAGAGGAAGCTTGAGGGAGATCTGAAACTGGCCCAGGAATCCATAATGGATCTGGAAAATGACAAGCAGCAATCTGAGGAGAAAATCAAGAAgtaagttttctttttcatctttaaccCTTACATTGAACCATTGCCATAATGCAACACAGTGATCCTgagtcaaaactaaaactataacAGCAATAACTGTCTTTTCCTCCTCTAGGAAGGAGTTTGAAACCAGCCAGCTGCTCAGCAAAATTGAGGATGAACAGTCTCTTGGTGCTCAGCTTCAGAAGAAGATCAAGGAACTCCAGGTTAGTAATTGACATGAATATTATACTCAGTGACTGAAAAAACACTTGTTACAATATGTTCCAGTTAACAAACCTTCTTCATATTACTATCATCAAACTTAGGCTCGTATTGAGGAGCTGGAAGAAGAAATTGAGGCTGAGCGGGCTGCTCGGGCTAAGGTGGAGAAGCAGAGGGCTGACCTCTCCAGGGAACTTGAGGAGATCAGTGAGAGGCTTGAGGAAGCTGGTGGAGCAACAGCCGCTCAGATTGAGATGAACAAGAAGCGTGAGGCTGAGTTCCAGAAGCTGCGCCGTGACCTTGAAGAGTCAACCCTGCAGCATGAAGCTACCGCAGCAGCTCTCCGCAAGAAGCAAGCCGACAGTGTTGCAGAGCTGGGAGAGCAGATCGACAACCTCCAGCGTGTCAAACAGAAGCTTGAGAAGGAGAAGAGCGAGTACAAGATGGAGATTGATGACCTCTCCAGCAACATGGAGGCTGTTGCTAAATCCAAAGtgagtgttttgtttataaCTGAAATATTTGCCTTTCATTATGGTTAGAAATGTGAACTATAATGGATAAATATGGCAGTAGCTTTCAACTTAGATAGATGctcaacattttctttgttcatgtaaatgtttttaaatacatcatgttttgtttttgataggGCAACTTGGAAAAAATGTGCAGAACTCTTGAGGACCAGCTGAGTGAGCTGAAGGCCAAAAATGATGAGAATGTGCGTCAGCTGAATGACATAAGTGCACAGAGGGcaagactgcagacagagaatggTGAGTCACTTTTGATAAAAAGTAGTGATAAAACCAGTAATGATGATTTtgataaataacacatttactTTTTATCATTCAGGTGAGTCTTCCCGCCAGCTTGAAGAGAAAGACGCTCTTGTTTCCCAGCTGACCAGGGGCAAGCAGGCTTATACTCAGCAAATTGAGGAGTTGAAAAGACACATTGAGGAAGAAGTGAAGGTATAATAACTTTACATATTACTATACTATGTGCTATTATGAGCTTTTAACAAGGGATGAATTGAGTCCTCCTTTTCAAATGTAGTCAGTCACCTGTTTCTCCACCTTCACCTATAATCTACTACTAACCCACCAGATCTGCTGACTGttatgcatgaaaaaaaaaagtttgtgcaATATATCGTCCAATCATGttagaaagcaaaaaaaagagcttgagagagaaattCAAACATTGCTTAATTTTCTACCACCATACCACCACAGTTGCTGTGAATGTCAGGTTGCCTGTTTAGGAATGTCATTACCATATTACCACTTAACTGATAAGGAGATTTGTGGGAATTGGACCTCTCCCTCTTCCTGCAGTGTTGCTGCTACATCTCAGTCTTGTCTT contains:
- the LOC137168607 gene encoding myosin heavy chain, fast skeletal muscle-like; protein product: MSTDAEMECYGPAAIYLRKPEKERIEAQTAPFDAKTAFFVTDKEEMYLKGKLVKREGGKATVDTDCGKTLTVKEDEIFPRNPPKFDKIEDMAMMTHLNEPCVLYNLKERFASWMIYTYSGLFCVVVNPYKWLPVYDAVVVGGYRGKKRIEAPPHIFSISDNAYQFMHTDRENQSILITGESGAGKTVNTKRVIQYFATIAAIGAKKSEPTPGKMQGSLEDQIVAANPLLEAYGNAKTVRNDNSSRFGKFIRIHFGSTGKLASADIETYLLEKSRVTFQLSAERSYHIFYQLMTGHKPELLEALLITTNPYDYPMVSQGEITVKSIDDVEEFIATDTAIDILGFNAEEKMGIYKLTGAVMHHGSLHFKQKQREEQAEPDGTEVADKIAYLLGLNSADMLKALCYPRVKVGNEMVTKGQTVPQVHNAVMALCKSIYEKMFLWMVIRINEMLDTKQPRQFFIGVLDIAGFEIFDFNSLEQLCINFTNEKLQQFFNHHMFVLEQEEYKKEGIVWEFIDFGMDLAACIELIEKPMGIFSILEEECMFPKASDTSFKNKLHDQHLGKTKAFEKPKPAKGKPEAHFSLVHYAGTVDYNITGWLDKNKDPLNDSVVQLYQKASNKLLAFLYATHGGADEAAGGGGGKKGKKKGGSFQTVSALFRENLAKLMTNLRSTHPHFVRCLIPNESKTPGLMENFLVIHQLRCNGVLEGIRICRKGFPSRILYGDFKQRYKVLNASVIPEGQFIDNKKAAEKLLGSIDVDHTQYKFGHTKVFFKAGLLGTLEEMRDEKLASLVTMTQALCRGFLMRTEFVKMMERREAVFTIQYNVRSFMNVKNWPWMNLYFKIKPLLKSAETEKELMKMKENYEKMQTDLATALAKKKELEEKMVSLLQEKNDLQLQVASECENLSDAEERCEGLIKSKIQLEAKLKETTERLEDEEEINAELTGKKRKLEDECSELKKDIDDLELTLAKVEKEKHATENKVKNLTEEMASQDESIAKLTKEKKALQEAHQQTLDDLQAEEDKVNTLTKAKTKLEQQVDDLEGSLEQEKKLRMDLERAKRKLEGDLKLAQESIMDLENDKQQSEEKIKKKEFETSQLLSKIEDEQSLGAQLQKKIKELQARIEELEEEIEAERAARAKVEKQRADLSRELEEISERLEEAGGATAAQIEMNKKREAEFQKLRRDLEESTLQHEATAAALRKKQADSVAELGEQIDNLQRVKQKLEKEKSEYKMEIDDLSSNMEAVAKSKGNLEKMCRTLEDQLSELKAKNDENVRQLNDISAQRARLQTENGESSRQLEEKDALVSQLTRGKQAYTQQIEELKRHIEEEVKAKNALAHAVQSARHDCDLLREQFEEEQEAKAELQRGMSKANGEVAQWRTKYETDAIQRTEELEEAKKKLAQRLQDAEESIEAVNSKCASLEKTKQRLQGEVEDLMIDVERANALAANLDKKQRNFDKVLAEWKQKYEEGQAELEGAQKEARTLSTELFKMKNSYEEALDQLETMKRENKNLQQEISDLTEQIGETGKNIHELEKAKKTVETEKSEIQSALEEAEGTLEHEEAKILRVQLELNQIKGEVDRKLAEKDEEMEQIKRNSQRVIDSMQSTLDSEVRSRNDALRVKKKMEGDLNEMEIQLSHANRQAAEAQKQLRNVQGQLKDAQLHLDDAVRGQDDMKEQAAMVERRNGLMVAEIEELRAALEQTERGRKVAEQELVDASERVGLLHSQNTSLLNTKKKLESDLVQVQSEVDDTVQEARNAEEKAKKAITDAAMMAEELKKEQDTSAHLERMKKNLEVTVKDLQHRLDEAENLAMKGGKKQLQKLESRVRELETEVDAEQRRGADAVKGVRKYERRVKELTYQTEEDKKNVNRLQDLVDKLQLKVKAYKRQAEEAEEQANTHLSRFRKVQHELEEAQERADIAESQVNKLRAKSRDHGKSEAAE